tgttcatttataaaatgcatttttccatgtaaaaaaatcaattgatccGCCTCTCTCTTAtacacaaaatacatgtatgcgtCGAAATTTACAGTATGACGTCACATCGACAAGTGCACCTCGAAATAACTGtcagttatttatatttatcgttGTTGGACAGATTTGACTGCAATATTGCACATATAGGTAATTTTTAATGTAGTTGAATGTTTTTGTAACCATAACAATTGGAAATCTCTTTATTTATTAGCATTTTTGACgacttgttgttttgtatgatgtcatagttaacatttcccgtactttttggcAGGGCGACCACAAAGTAAATCTTAACAGTGCTGTGTATGCAATTTGAATTGGAGTTATTGaaattataatgtaaaaacAGGGTAAACTGTTAAATTACAGAAACAAGACTTGTGCATATATATGCTGCTTGCTTATTCACCCCATCAACAATGTATTGGAGGTTACCGGTACATAAACCCTATTAACAAATATACTTACACTAACACCAACTTGCCGCCATTGCATATATCATTAAATGTTAAATCAGTTTTCTTTGTCTTTAAATTCTATTTGtctattttataattttagaaaagaatatgaatgaaaaattatCCATTATTTATTAATCATTACCTTAGAATGGCCATggatgaaattttaaaagaaaccaAAAGGAATTCAGAAAGAGCAAAAGAGTTTGGTTCTCTTGGGTGGTAAGTGACATTTATGTTAACCTCTAAGTGGTGAAAAAGTCAACATATCAGTGTCATTTAcctcaatttaaatttttaagctaaataaaattaatcaaagtcATATTTTATCCCCATAAGTTGTACATATTGTGAACTAATGATGAGATTGACAAATTAAGGTTTTAACTTTCTGCTGGTAAATAAGATGTTGTCACAGCATTTTTATACTTCTGACCCAACCCTAGCTTCATAGCAAAAAATCATTGCTCCTTCAAGATCCATGCATTTTAATTTGTGCAACATTTACTTATTGCATCACattcttatatttttatcaaaaggtCAACAATTTCCTGCATCAAGTCAACTTACCATCTTtgtatgtaatttaaaatgctTGCACCTATAATGGCTATTGCACAACTGGAAATCAATCTCTTTTGATTGCTATACATAATAGGTAACTATGCATGTGATCGATTAGCAGGCTTGAGGGATTGTAGACTTAAAGCATTATGAActgtatattttagaattttattttgctgcaaaagcCTTCTAGTATGATAAggctgcatgtaacttaaacttttataataaataagatttggaaaaaatcattaatttttgtcagaagaaagatttctcttctaaggaatatatagcagatcaattttttgtacaggacgacaataattcaaatttGCTTCAATTTAGGCTTCTAAACGgctttttccacaaaaataagGCTAGCAGAAATTTAAGAACCATTATGATggtaattttgtcattttataaagtaaataacattttcataacaaaaaattttagcattaaaactgcagctcatattgctttaagtttGTTTGAATCATgctccccaggggtagggtgggtccacaatgggggttaaattttaaataggaatctattatagggaaaatcttgaaaaatctttttctccaAAACTATGAATATTTGGCCAGAAGAAGTTCATGGCCACAATGAGGGGTTAAATCTTTACCTAGAAATTTGTAAgggaaaatcattaaaatcttcttctcaaaaaccattttcccagtaaaattgaaacttatgtggaacaTTTTATTAAACAAGATTTTGCTAGGTAAGTTGAATCATATATAGAAGCAATAATTATTTCTCCGGTAGTGTTatgtcaaatttgtttaaatcattgtcCCTGGAGTTAAGGTGGGGGCTACAATGCCACAATTTTTACATGGAATACACGtatgtagagaaaaatctttcaaaatcataaTCTTTAATAATGGGGActcaatgttaaaaaatgtacataagaacccccccccccccccccccaaaaaaaaaaaacaaaacaaaaaaaaaccccatcataattgtacaaatattttagtattttataaattaaagctGTTTGGATCACAGTTATGTAAGTTTCCTATTATTGCTCAGGTAAGCAATGTTGCCCCATgacccctttttttttttacattacttCAGAATTTGGAATatcacaataaataaaaacctAGATATTTAGATACATTAATCTTGACATGATATTCAGTTATGGTCAGGTTCAACAAATCTACTACATGTGTATTACAAATTATCTGTACATATTATATAagtcatttatttcttaacagTATCAACTTGATTCTCTTAAAAGGCAAAACCCTAGAAAGACTGCCAACAAGAGATTTTTAAGCAACATGTTGGTCAGCACATTGCGCAATCCTCTCCAGAGGAACAGTCATACTGCTGGATCAGAGAGAGGGAGGCATGACAGACACCTTGATTCTGACAGATTGGGGAGTCACAGGGACCAGAAATATTCTCAGGGAGAGAGGAAGGACAGCTCATCAGAGTCCGACAGGAAAAAACATCAGAGTCCGCAGGATTTTGAGAGGAGCCAAAAAATTGAGAGGCATGAGAAAACAAGGGAAAATTTTCATCATAGAGCGAGGCGTTCCTCAGAATCTCCAGAGTATTTAAATAAAGGTAAAGAACTAGGTAgacaaaatgaaagaaaaaatggtaGTAAGAGAAATTATTCTTCTGACCGAAAGTCTTATCGGGATGAAAGCCAAAGGAGTTATCCTAAAGTAAGGAAAGGTGATGAAGGAAGTAGAGATCATAGAGAAAAGTCATGGCTTCACGGGGAAGGGCCTCCCCGTGACCTCAGAGATGTATACCACAAGGATTACATGGAGTACATACAGAATTATAAGAAACACAtgaattactttgaaaaaatggaGGAGAAGGAACTGCATCAAAAACattcaaggtcatatcagtCTGAAGAAAGAGAGACATGTTTGTACAAAACTAAGGAGGAAAGGCACTCACCAGAAAGTAAAATGCACCAAAAATCTAAGAAATCTAAGAAGAAAAGAAGAAAGATATCTAGTGAAAGTGATGACAACCCAAGTAGTGATTTCCCAGAATTTGGAGAGAAatgtcatgaaaaaaataactcaaTCTTGAAGAGCAAGGGAAAaccaagaaacaaaacaaaaaagtctGATGAAAAACTTCATAAATCTgcaaagaagaaaatgaaatctgCAAAAATATTTGTAGATTCAAGTCCAAAGGAGGGTGTAAATCTGGGTGAGAAGCTGGAAAGTGACAGTTCAGTAGAAAGTGTTGATGGATTAAAGGGGGACTACTCTGATTTGTCTAACTTTACAGGGACATTTCCAAAAGGAAAAAAGTCAAAACACAAAAAGCACAAggataaaaagagaaaaaaatataccaaggaaaattaaatattctaatgaaaaaatacctGTATAActtaatttattgatataaatatgaatggataaaattaatgtttttattttgttttatccttATCTTTTATAGATAGGTAAATTTAGCTACAAGTAACTGGCTattagtaactggctacgagaagtaagaagAGCTagttactagtaactggctacgagatgaaataaaagttggcTACtatagtaactggctacgagaattaagaaaagctagctactagtagcTGGCTACAAGGTGAAAGAAACTTGACTACTACATGTAGTTACTGTCAAAGTGAGAAATTAGGATTTCTATCTGTGTTCTTAATATGTACATTTCACTATAACATCATTTACTCATATTCCTCTCATACTCTCATCGGTAATTGGTGCATTTCGTTTAAAATATCTCTATTTTAGACGATATTGTCCATTTGACTCAAGTAGCTGTACTTAAGATTGAAAATATCATGTATTCCATGTAATTTGAGTGCATGTGTAACACACATGCGTTTATTTCATGCATTACggaaagtggaggggggggggggggggggtttaaggTCGGGATCGGATATCGAAGTACGCATAGAAtttaaatcgaaagtagaaaaAGGACTTTCCCATGGAGACTTAATCTGGTAGACTTAACCTGATCGGCACAATTATTCATAAGGTGTGTTGTACGTAATGAATTGAAACATAACAATAAcgtaaataacagagattggcaactccgccatttgcgtgttttgttgttgaaatatgttacgggaacaaccttactttgagaactacaaaaacagtaaattgatatattcaaatattgatcttaaaggggcatggtcacgattttggtcaaaaattattatttttccgattttaatgtttacaatgcttcagttaggcatttctaataggcaaccaaaatttgagtgtcattcgttgagttataagcgatttacagagcttaaaattctttgccatgtaaaacaaaacctttgtttacattatgagtgttgaagtgaaaattccagttttagataaaaaatgaatgtgcTAAACGTTACGAACTGTTAATCTatgatttaaatgaataaaaagatagacaaatcagcttgaaaaatacttttaattggTATATTGactctatgtaaacaaaacagggcacaagccttgtttacatgacaaagaattgtgagctcagTATATTTCTTATAACTCCatgaatgactctcaaattttatttgatcattgaAAATGCCTTTTTAAAGCATTgatcatgaaaataataaaatcagaaaattagAATTTGGCCAaattcgtgaccatgccccattaaggtggctcactacaccgtgaaatattttctcagatcagcaaaaaattacttgattatgatagatatcataatggataagaagtatatacattgtaagtctaataggcaaaaaaatgtggaattttggattaaaaattacattttcaaaaatttaataattcagtaaacatgaacgaaagctccaggcggattcgaactcatgatctgcagttcagaagtccaatacattaatcactgagctacgacgatatacaacccaatcgaacgatataaacagtttaacaaaacaattaaattgccatcttgtgacgtagtgtcttaaaatgtataagtgtaggtgtagtgaggtaccttaaacccaaagtatattgtttttatgaaaattgtgcATAGgatttagaagttttttgaaacattaaattaaaaaataggattaatatatagaaaatatataggCCAGCTATAAAACTTTGGTAAAATCTTAGACAATGGGTAGCCAACTGCCACCTGAAACtcttcttttaatattttttataagacacaatctcatgaaaatataataattagaatattttgataataggATTTAGCAGTTTTTATTTcgatatatttgtttaatagaAAAACATACTGATTTGAACtgggaatactttacaataaGGACAGCGAGATTTCAATCAGTTGCCAATCtcttttatttatgtctctggtggCAGTCATTCTGTCACATTTAAATCACAACTGAGGTtatcatttgtaaatattaCCAACATTGTGTTCAAAATCGTAGAGTGCATTTAACTAGCTGCAAAACTTTTGCTcccctgtataaaaaaaaaaagattttgtgaTTGCAGAGATCTGCCACCACACGTCAGATAATGATgttgtcgactt
The nucleotide sequence above comes from Magallana gigas chromosome 2, xbMagGiga1.1, whole genome shotgun sequence. Encoded proteins:
- the LOC105328892 gene encoding protein FAM133-like isoform X2, with amino-acid sequence MLVSTLRNPLQRNSHTAGSERGRHDRHLDSDRLGSHRDQKYSQGERKDSSSESDRKKHQSPQDFERSQKIERHEKTRENFHHRARRSSESPEYLNKGKELGRQNERKNGSKRNYSSDRKSYRDESQRSYPKVRKGDEGSRDHREKSWLHGEGPPRDLRDVYHKDYMEYIQNYKKHMNYFEKMEEKELHQKHSRSYQSEERETCLYKTKEERHSPESKMHQKSKKSKKKRRKISSESDDNPSSDFPEFGEKCHEKNNSILKSKGKPRNKTKKSDEKLHKSAKKKMKSAKIFVDSSPKEGVNLGEKLESDSSVESVDGLKGDYSDLSNFTGTFPKGKKSKHKKHKDKKRKKYTKEN
- the LOC105328892 gene encoding transcriptional regulator ATRX homolog isoform X1 — encoded protein: MAAPSLTDEDLEQMAMDEILKETKRNSERAKEFGSLGWQNPRKTANKRFLSNMLVSTLRNPLQRNSHTAGSERGRHDRHLDSDRLGSHRDQKYSQGERKDSSSESDRKKHQSPQDFERSQKIERHEKTRENFHHRARRSSESPEYLNKGKELGRQNERKNGSKRNYSSDRKSYRDESQRSYPKVRKGDEGSRDHREKSWLHGEGPPRDLRDVYHKDYMEYIQNYKKHMNYFEKMEEKELHQKHSRSYQSEERETCLYKTKEERHSPESKMHQKSKKSKKKRRKISSESDDNPSSDFPEFGEKCHEKNNSILKSKGKPRNKTKKSDEKLHKSAKKKMKSAKIFVDSSPKEGVNLGEKLESDSSVESVDGLKGDYSDLSNFTGTFPKGKKSKHKKHKDKKRKKYTKEN